The following proteins come from a genomic window of Rattus norvegicus strain BN/NHsdMcwi chromosome 8, GRCr8, whole genome shotgun sequence:
- the Or8b101d gene encoding olfactory receptor Olr1218 isoform X1 encodes MTLGNVSSVKEFILLGLTQKPELQLPLFFLFLGIYVVSVVGNLGLIVLIVLSPHLHTAMYYFLFNLSFTDLCYSSVITPRMLVGFVKQNIISHAECMTQLFFFAFFIIDECYILTAMAYDRYAAICKPLLYQVTMSHQVCHLMIVAVYVMGFVGAMAHTGSVLNMTFCDGNIINHYMCDVPPLRKLSCTSTSSNELVVFIFVGVNVIIPTLTLFVSYTLILSNILSIHSAEGRSKAFSTCGSHVAAVSLFFGAVAFMYFKPSSAPVDEEKISTIFYTIVGPMLNPFIYSIRNKDVHIALRKVLKRILLPK; translated from the coding sequence ATGACTTTAGGAAATGTCTCTTCAGTGAAAGAATTTATCCTGCTGGGCCTCACACAGAAGCCGGAGCTCCAgctgcctctcttcttcctcttcttgggaATCTATGTGGTCTCTGTGGTGGGGAACCTGGGCTTGATTGTTCTGATTGTTTTGAGTCCTCACCTGCACACCGCCATGTACTACTTTCTCTTCAACCTCTCCTTCACAGATCTCTGCTACTCCTCTGTCATAACCCCCAGAATGCTGGTGGGTTTTGTGAAGCAGAACATCATCTCTCATGCTGAGTGCATGACTCAGCtctttttctttgccttcttTATTATTGATGAATGCTATATTTTGACAGCGATGGCCTATGACAGATATGCTGCCATCTGTAAGCCCCTGCTTTACCAGGTCACCATGTCCCATCAGGTCTGCCACTTGATGATTGTGGCGGTGTATGTAATGGGGTTTGTTGGTGCCATGGCCCATACAGGTAGTGTTTTAAACATGACCTTCTGTGATGGCAACATCATCAATCACTATATGTGTGATGTACCACCTCTCAGGAAACTCTCCTGCACAAGCACCTCCAGCAATGAGCTGGTGGTTTTCATTTTTGTGGGTGTCAATGTAATAATACCTACATTGACTCTCTTTGTTTCTTACACCTTGATCCTTTCCAACATCCTCAGCATCCATTCTGCAGAAGGTCGCTCAAAAGCCTTCAGTACCTGTGGCTCCCATGTAGcagctgtttctcttttcttcggagctgtaGCCTTCATGTATTTTAAGCCTTCTAGTGCACCTGTAGATGAAGAGAAAATCTCTACCATTTTTTATACCATTGTGGGTCCAATGCTGAATCCTTTCATCTACAGTATAAGGAATAAGGATGTCCACATTGCACTGAGAAAAGTTTTGAAGAGAATTCTTTTACCTAAGTAG